The following proteins are encoded in a genomic region of Oncorhynchus kisutch isolate 150728-3 linkage group LG18, Okis_V2, whole genome shotgun sequence:
- the wwp1 gene encoding NEDD4-like E3 ubiquitin-protein ligase WWP1: MATASSRTECSYNHGPTSQLHAVVACAKLKRKKSLFGTSIYVEVTAEGESRRTAKSHSSSNPKWDERLTLNVRPHTQVDFKVWSHHTLKADALLGKATLDLLQALEQHDRKLENVKEVLKLVLDNKGAVVATGELTVFLDGLTVNQEQLLNGNAATSTKVQQNGDAIHENGGDTPSRAPSSSVNGTGCAPTYNGVDSEGPSTSVHSDSSPGPAPVVNGDAASSPTHQTASPKPTPNLAPTDSDVANSTVVVRGEAAAPAPSTDETLPPADGPEDCSEATSGPAPATNPAFTSTTGPSPPQPTTEAPSTEHDSPAAPPFSSSSASGQAAPASSTPSSTVEAAGGSSGAEADEAKPRQQAPNAGTSDPLPPGWEQRKDPHGRTYYVDHNTKTTTWERPQPLPPGWERRVDDRGRIYYVDHNTRTTTWQRPTMESVRNFEAWQSQRSQLQGAMHQFNQRYLYSASMMSAENDPLGPLPPGWERRVDSNDRVYFVNHSTKTTQWEDPRTQGLQNEDPLPQGWEIRYTREGVRYFVDHNTRTTTFSDPRTGKSSVTKGPQIAYERSFRWKLAHFRYLCQSNALPSHVKITVSRQTLFEDSFQQIMALKPYDLRRRLYVIFRGEEGLDYGGLAREWFFLLSHEVLNPMYCLFEYAGKSNYCLQINPASTINPDHLSYFCFIGRFIAMALFHGKFIDTGFSLPFYKRMLNKKLIIKDLESIDPEFYNSLIWIRDNNIEECSLEMYFSVDMEILGKLTSHDLKPDGSDLLVTEENKEEYIGLMAEWRFSRGVEGQTKAFLDGFNEVVPLQWLQYFDEKELEVMLCGMQEVDLQDWQRNTVYRHYTRNSKQIIWFWQLVKEVDNEVRLRLMQFVTGTCRLPLGGFAELMGSNGPQKFCIEKVGKDTWLPRSHTCFNRLDLPPYKSFEQLKEKLLFAIEETEGFGQE, translated from the exons ATGGCCACGGCCTCTTCCAGAACGGAGTGTAGCTATAACCACGGACCGACGTCGCAGCTACATGCCGTCGTTGCCTGTGCCAAACTCAAGCGGAAGAAGAGCTTGTTTGGGACGTCCATATATGTGGAGGTGACAGCGGAAGGGGAGTCGCGCCGCACGGCAAAGTCCCACAGCTCCTCCAACCCCAAGTGGGATGAGCGGCTCACTCT AAATGTCAGGCCACACACGCAGGTGGACTTTAAGGTGTGGAGTCACCACACCCTGAAGGCTGATGCTCTGCTGGGGAAAGCCACTCTGGACCTACTCCAGGCCTTGGAGCAGCACGACCGGAAAT tGGAGAACGTGAAGGAGGTGTTGAAGCTGGTGTTGGACAATAAGGGGGCCGTGGTTGCTACGGGAGAGCTGACCGTGTTCCTAGACGGTCTGACCGTCAACCAGGAACAACTGCTCAACGGCAACGCTGCCACCTCTACCA AAGTCCAGCAGAACGGTGATGCCATTCATGAAAATGGAGGGGACACTCCATCAAGGGCTCCCAGCAG CTCAGTGAATGGTACGGGGTGTGCTCCCACCTATAACGGGGTGGACAGTGAGGGTCCCTCCACCTCTGTCCACAGCGACTCCAGCCCCGGCCCTGCCCCTGTTGTCAATGGCGACGCAGCATCTTCCCCGACCCACCAGACGGCCAGCCCCAAGCCCACGCCCAACCTCGCCCCCACCGACAGTGACGTAGCCAATAGTACTG TTGTAGTTAGAGGGGAGGCCGCTGCTCCTGCCCCCTCCACAGACGAGACCCTGCCCCCTGCAGACGGCCCTGAGGACTGCAGCGAAGCCACCTCTGGCCCTGCTCCAGCCACCAACCCAGCCTTCACTTCCACAACTGGTCCCTCTCCCCCTCAACCCACCACAGAGGCTCCCTCCACTGAGCATGACAGTCCTGCTgctccccccttctcctcctcttcagccTCGGGCCAGGCAGCCCCAGCCTCCTCCACCCCCAGTTCCACTGTCGAGGCAGCAGGGGGCTCCAGTGGGGCAGAAGCAGATGAGGCCAAGCCCAGACAACAGGCCCCCAACGCAGGCACTTCAGACCCCCTCCCCCCTGG GTGGGAACAGAGGAAGGATCCCCATGGAAGAACCTACTATGTGGATCACAACACTAAAACCACAACATGGGAGAGACCACAGCCACTCCCGCCAGG TTGGGAAAGGCGTGTGGATGACCGAGGCAGGATCTACTATGTGGACCACAACACCAGAACCACCACGTGGCAGAGGCCCACCATGGAGTCGGTGCGTAATTTTGAGGCATGGCAGTCCCAGCGCAGCCAGCTCCAGGGGGCAATGCACCAGTTCAACCAGAGATACCTCTACTCG GCTTCCATGATGTCGGCAGAAAACGACCCTCTGGGACCACTGCCTCCTGGTTGGG agcgaCGTGTGGACTCCAACGACCGGGTGTACTTTGTCAACCACAGCACCAAGACAACACAGTGGGAAGATCCCCGCACACAAGG gCTCCAGAATGAGGACCCTCTTCCTCAGGGTTGGGAGATCCGGTACACGCGGGAGGGTGTCCGCTACTTCGTAGATCACAACACTCGGACCACCACCTTCAGTGATCCGCGCACAGGGAAGTCCTCTGT CACCAAAGGCCCACAGATAGCGTACGAGCGCAGCTTCAGGTGGAAACTAGCACACTTCCGCTACCTCTGTCAG tCCAACGCACTCCCCAGCCATGTTAAGATCACCGTGTCTAGGCAGACGTTGTTCGAAGACTCTTTCCAACAA ATTATGGCCCTGAAGCCTTACGACTTGAGGAGGAGACTGTACGTCATCTTCAGAGGAGAAGAGGGACTGGACTACGGTGGCCTAGCCAG AGAGTGGTTCTTCCTGTTATCCCACGAGGTGCTCAACCCCATGTACTGCCTCTTTGAGTACGCTGGCAAGAGTAACTACTGTCTGCAGATAAACCCAGCCTCCACCATCAACCCCGACCACCTCTCCTACTTCTGCTTTATAGGACGATTCATAGccatg gccCTCTTCCACGGGAAGTTCATCGACACAGGCTTCTCTCTGCCGTTCTATAAACGCATGTTGAACAAGAAGCTCATCATCAAAGACCTGGAGTCCATCGACCCTGAGTTCTACAACTCTCTGATCTGGATCAG GGATAACAACATCGAGGAGTGTAGCCTAGAGATGTACTTCTCTGTGGACATGGAGATCCTGGGGAAGCTCACGTCACATGACCTGAAGCCTGACGGCAGCGACCTCCTGGTGACGGAGGAGAACAAAGAGGAGTACATCGG GTTGATGGCAGAGTGGCGGTTCTCCCGCGGCGTGGAGGGCCAGACCAAAGCTTTTCTGGACGGCTTCAACGAGGTGGTGCCTCTGCAGTGGCTCCAGTACTTTGATGAGAAGGAGCTTGAGGTGATGCTGTGTGGCATGCAGGAGGTGGACCTACAGGATTGGCAGAGAAACACTGTGTATCGCCACTACACCAGGAACAGTAAGCAGATCATCTGGTTCTGGCAG ctgGTGAAGGAGGTGGACAACGAGGTGCGTCTGAGACTCATGCAATTTGTTACGGGGACCTGCAGACTGCCTCTAGGGGGCTTCGCTGAGCTCATGG GTAGTAACGGGCCCCAGAAGTTCTGCATTGAGAAGGTCGGAAAAGACACTTGGCTCCCTCGGAGTCACACTTG CTTTAACAGGCTGGACTTGCCCCCGTACAAAAGCTTTGAACAGCTGAAGGAGAAGCTGCTCTTTGCTATCGAGGAAACAGAAGGATTTGGCCAAGAGTAG